Genomic segment of Candidatus Rokuibacteriota bacterium:
CCTCGGCTCGGAGTGCATGTTCTTCGGGTCGCTCATCGGCACCTACCTGTCCTACAAGGGCAAGAGCGTCAGCGGGCCCACCCCGCACGAGATCCTGAACATCCCCCTCACCTCGGTGAGCGCCTTCGTCCTCCTGATGTCCTCGCTCCTCATGGTGCTGGCGCTGGCGGCCGTCCAGCGCAACGACATGCGGTGGGGGAAGGTCTGGCTCTTCACGACGGCGCTCTTCGGCGCAGGCTTCGTCGGCTTCCAGATCTACGAGTTCAACCACTTCGTCCACCTCGGGCTCACGCTCCAGACTCGGGCCGCAGGACGCGCTCAAGGTGGAGATCTGCGGCCTGTACTGGCACTTCGTGGACATCGTGTGGATCGCCATCTTCACCCTGGTGTACCTGATCCCGTAGGAGCCGAGCCCATGGCAGACGCCCACCCCCACACCGCCCTCCACGCCGAGGGGACACACGCGCCCGTGGCCACCTATCTCCGCGTGGCCGTGGTCCTGGCCATCATCACCGCCATCGAGATCGCCGCGCTCTACGTGCCGGGCCTGCCGACGGCCGCGCTGGTGACGGCGCTCATCGTCTTCTCGGTGCTCAAGTTCGGGCTGGTCGTGGCCTTCTTCATGCACCTGCGCTACGACTCCAGGGTCCTGGCGGCGCTCTTCTTCGG
This window contains:
- a CDS encoding cytochrome C oxidase subunit IV family protein, producing the protein MADAHPHTALHAEGTHAPVATYLRVAVVLAIITAIEIAALYVPGLPTAALVTALIVFSVLKFGLVVAFFMHLRYDSRVLAALFFGPLMIACAIILALMALFSAFLILPRA